One Methylosinus sp. C49 DNA segment encodes these proteins:
- a CDS encoding efflux RND transporter periplasmic adaptor subunit, with protein MQKSRLLRSAAALSALLLLSACDNSARKAEEPARVVLVAPVHYAPRTPTRQFVAAIRPRVETDQSFRVAGKVVRRLVENGQSVKAGDLLAVLDEADLRLQKEQAEAELSAARMALEQAAADERRAQTLRKEGWTAQAALDRQKAQAEEARGRQQRALRAVELAKNALDYASLRADSDGVATATFIEPGQVVAAGQAAVRVARAGALEAVVALPEAFASLAGAGEASLFLWSDPAKTYRARLRELGASADAATRTFSARYSIVGADEKVGLGMSATLTLAGKDKGVAAALPLAALFDQGSGPCVWKVEEGGKLTLAPVSVLRYEAKTALIAGGVAEGDRVVVLGAHKLDPGQRVRPVDAESL; from the coding sequence ATGCAGAAGAGTCGATTGTTGCGGTCCGCGGCGGCGTTATCTGCCCTCCTCCTGCTGTCCGCCTGTGACAATTCCGCCCGCAAGGCCGAGGAGCCGGCGCGGGTCGTGCTGGTCGCGCCGGTTCATTACGCGCCGCGCACGCCGACACGCCAATTCGTCGCCGCCATCCGCCCCCGCGTCGAGACCGACCAATCCTTCCGCGTCGCCGGCAAGGTGGTGCGCCGCCTCGTCGAGAATGGGCAATCCGTCAAGGCCGGCGATCTTCTGGCCGTGCTGGACGAGGCCGATCTGCGCTTGCAGAAGGAGCAGGCCGAGGCGGAGCTTTCCGCCGCGCGCATGGCGCTGGAGCAGGCCGCCGCCGACGAGCGTCGGGCGCAGACCTTGCGCAAGGAGGGCTGGACCGCGCAGGCGGCGCTCGATCGTCAGAAAGCCCAGGCCGAGGAGGCGCGCGGCCGCCAGCAGCGCGCGCTGCGGGCTGTCGAGCTCGCCAAAAATGCGCTGGATTACGCCTCGCTGCGCGCCGATTCGGACGGCGTGGCGACAGCGACCTTCATCGAGCCGGGGCAGGTGGTCGCGGCGGGTCAGGCGGCGGTGCGCGTCGCCCGCGCCGGCGCGCTCGAGGCCGTCGTCGCTCTGCCGGAGGCCTTCGCCTCCTTGGCGGGAGCGGGGGAGGCGAGCCTCTTTCTCTGGTCCGATCCGGCCAAGACCTATCGCGCCAGACTGCGCGAGCTCGGCGCCTCCGCCGACGCCGCCACCCGCACCTTCTCCGCGCGCTATTCGATCGTCGGCGCCGATGAGAAGGTCGGGCTCGGCATGAGCGCGACGCTGACGCTCGCCGGCAAGGATAAGGGCGTCGCCGCGGCTCTGCCGCTGGCTGCTTTGTTCGATCAAGGCTCCGGCCCCTGCGTGTGGAAGGTGGAGGAGGGCGGCAAGCTCACCCTCGCGCCCGTCTCCGTGCTGCGCTACGAGGCCAAGACGGCGCTCATCGCCGGCGGCGTCGCCGAGGGCGACCGCGTGGTCGTTCTCGGCGCCCATAAGCTCGATCCCGGCCAGCGTGTGCGTCCGGTCGACGCCGAGAGTCTGTGA
- a CDS encoding phosphatase PAP2 family protein, with translation MLPHSIEPILRIIAVLGDAGFVLPASGGLAAALWAAGDRRAAVAFLGAIAVCGVMATFAKIISMAFGPPALHSPSGHAALAAAFFLPLSAIFMRVRERRAGIFAAALCLAAAVLVAIIRVAQGAHTEPEAFAGFFIGLASFGVFLRAAPAQVSIGAPAIIVFFIAAVAIQSQIGLSIEVEGPLERIATRLAEMLSL, from the coding sequence GTGCTTCCCCACTCGATCGAACCCATTCTGCGAATCATCGCGGTCCTCGGCGACGCCGGCTTCGTCCTGCCGGCGAGCGGCGGCCTCGCCGCGGCGCTTTGGGCGGCTGGCGATCGCCGCGCGGCCGTCGCATTCCTCGGCGCCATAGCGGTCTGCGGCGTCATGGCGACCTTCGCCAAGATAATCTCCATGGCCTTCGGCCCGCCGGCGCTGCACAGCCCCAGCGGTCACGCCGCGCTCGCGGCGGCCTTCTTCCTGCCGCTCTCCGCAATTTTCATGCGCGTTCGCGAGAGACGCGCCGGAATTTTCGCCGCCGCCCTCTGCCTGGCGGCGGCCGTGCTCGTCGCCATCATCAGAGTTGCGCAGGGCGCGCATACGGAACCGGAGGCTTTCGCGGGATTTTTCATAGGCTTGGCGTCATTCGGCGTGTTTCTGCGCGCCGCCCCGGCGCAGGTCTCGATCGGCGCTCCGGCGATCATCGTCTTCTTCATCGCCGCTGTCGCGATTCAGTCCCAAATCGGGCTCAGCATAGAAGTGGAGGGGCCGCTCGAGCGCATTGCGACACGACTCGCCGAGATGCTGTCGCTCTAG
- the dnaJ gene encoding molecular chaperone DnaJ gives MSKRDFYEILGVSKTSTDVELKIAFRKAAMQYHPDRNPGDSEAEARFKEVNEAYQCLSDTQKRAAYDRFGHAAFEQGGGGFGGGDGFAASMADIFDDLFGEVMGRRGGGRGSARERGSDLRYNMEITLEEAFHGKAATLKLPTSVSCEACGGTGAKKGSKPKTCPTCAGHGRVRAQQGFFAIERTCPTCQGRGEVIDNPCSSCSGTGRATIERTLSVNVPPGVEDGTRIRLAGEGEAGLRGGPSGDLYIFLSVKPHTFFQRDGADLYCRVPISMVRAALGGKITVHTIDGGETEIKIPEGAQTGKQIKVKAKGMPLLRGRESGDLYVQISVETPQNLTKRQRELLTEFEEESSHQTHPEATGFFAKMKELFGK, from the coding sequence ATGTCCAAACGCGACTTCTACGAGATTCTCGGCGTTTCCAAGACCTCGACCGACGTCGAGCTGAAGATCGCCTTTCGCAAGGCCGCGATGCAATATCATCCCGACCGCAATCCCGGCGACTCGGAGGCCGAGGCGCGCTTCAAGGAGGTCAACGAGGCCTATCAATGCCTCTCCGACACGCAGAAGCGCGCCGCCTATGACCGTTTCGGCCATGCCGCCTTCGAGCAAGGCGGCGGCGGCTTTGGCGGCGGCGACGGCTTCGCCGCCTCGATGGCCGATATTTTCGACGATCTCTTCGGCGAGGTGATGGGACGGCGCGGCGGCGGCCGCGGCTCCGCTCGCGAGCGCGGCTCAGATCTGCGCTACAATATGGAGATCACGCTGGAGGAGGCCTTCCACGGCAAGGCCGCGACTTTGAAGCTGCCGACCTCGGTCTCCTGCGAGGCCTGTGGCGGCACCGGCGCGAAAAAGGGCTCCAAGCCCAAGACCTGCCCCACCTGCGCCGGCCACGGCCGCGTTCGCGCCCAGCAGGGCTTCTTCGCCATAGAGCGCACCTGCCCCACCTGCCAGGGCCGCGGCGAGGTGATCGACAATCCCTGCTCCTCCTGCTCCGGAACCGGCCGCGCCACCATAGAGCGCACGCTCTCCGTCAATGTGCCGCCCGGCGTCGAGGACGGCACGCGCATCCGCCTCGCCGGCGAGGGCGAGGCCGGGCTGCGCGGCGGCCCCTCCGGCGATCTCTATATTTTCCTGTCGGTGAAGCCGCATACGTTCTTCCAGCGCGACGGCGCCGATCTCTATTGCCGCGTGCCGATCTCCATGGTGCGCGCGGCGCTCGGCGGCAAGATCACCGTGCATACGATCGACGGCGGCGAGACCGAGATCAAAATCCCCGAAGGCGCCCAAACCGGCAAGCAGATCAAGGTGAAAGCCAAGGGCATGCCTTTGCTGCGCGGGCGCGAATCGGGCGATCTCTATGTGCAGATCAGCGTCGAGACGCCGCAAAATCTCACCAAGCGCCAACGCGAGCTGCTCACCGAATTCGAGGAGGAATCGTCCCACCAGACGCATCCCGAGGCCACGGGCTTCTTCGCGAAGATGAAAGAGCTGTTCGGCAAATGA
- a CDS encoding efflux RND transporter permease subunit — protein sequence MGFNLSLWAVKRQTLTLALILAVAIAGVFSYFHLGRAEDPSFTIKVANLTAIWPGVTALEMRDQVADRLEKKLQELPYLEKIETYVKPSFLAMQVTFKDTTPPAQVPSLFYQLRKKLHDIQPELPQGVIGPDVNDEFGDVDAVLYAVHGSGADYHQLDRVVEMFRQRLLETPDIVKVNVYGEQDRKIFVEFSQAKLANLGVTPQALFESLAKQNAVNASGVFETPANRVPLRVTGALKGAEAIAATPVEASGHVFRLGDVADVVSGYQDPPNFLARYKGEPTIVVGAVMAKGGNVLTLGKNLEATMAEVRAETPVGIEITQIADQPTVVSHAVGEFTRSFVEALVIVLFVSFVSLGFRTGIIVALSAPLVLAVVFVFMNAFGVDLQRISLGALIIALGLLVDDAIIAVEMMTVKMEQGEDRISAATFAWTSTAFPMLTGTLVTVAGFMPVGFAASSTGEYTGSLFFVLAVALVASWFVAVLFTPYLGVKLLPDFSSHAHHDPDAIYSTPFYLGLRRLITWAVDNRLLVVCATGGIFIAAVLGFGHVQKQFFPISERPELFFQLRMPEGSSIFATAAAVDEAEKLLKGDEDAVHYTSYIGRGPPRFWLGLSPALPNEAYAEIVIVAKDLEARERLKARLSKALEDGAVSQARARVDRFNFGPPVGFPVQFRVIGRDPAEVRAIAYRVRDVMREDKSVVEPHLQWNEQTPAVRLVIDQDRARVMGLTPQEVANRLQMMVSGVTITSLRDGIDRVDVIARATPGERGDLGRLDDIVILTRAGAPVPVSQIAKIVYEHEEPIIWRRNRNMLVTVRADVKDGVQAPDVTNRIWPRLAEIREHLPPGYRLEIGGAIEESAKANSSIAAVAPVMILVMLVIVMFQLQDFTRLGLVMMSAPLGLIGSSLALNLAGAPFGFVALLGLIALSGMDMRNSIILVDQVRQDLEKGANYREAIIGATVRRARPVALTAMAAILGMIPLTRSLFWGPMALTIMGGLFVATFLTVLFLPALYAMWFRRKLGDTLVETPPPPAAAQFSYSELPRVAE from the coding sequence ATGGGCTTCAATCTCTCCCTCTGGGCGGTCAAGCGTCAGACGCTCACTCTGGCGCTGATTCTGGCCGTGGCCATCGCCGGGGTCTTCTCCTATTTCCATCTCGGCCGCGCCGAGGACCCGTCCTTCACCATCAAGGTCGCCAATCTCACCGCGATCTGGCCCGGCGTCACCGCGCTCGAGATGCGCGATCAGGTCGCCGACCGCCTGGAGAAGAAGCTGCAGGAGCTTCCCTATCTCGAGAAGATCGAGACCTATGTGAAGCCGAGCTTCCTGGCCATGCAGGTGACGTTCAAGGACACGACGCCGCCCGCGCAAGTGCCGAGCCTCTTCTATCAATTGCGCAAGAAGCTCCACGACATTCAGCCGGAGCTGCCGCAGGGCGTCATCGGCCCCGACGTCAATGACGAATTCGGCGACGTCGACGCCGTGCTCTACGCCGTGCATGGTTCCGGCGCCGATTATCACCAGCTCGATCGCGTGGTGGAGATGTTCCGCCAGCGCCTGCTGGAGACGCCGGACATTGTGAAGGTGAATGTCTATGGCGAGCAGGATCGCAAGATCTTCGTCGAGTTCAGCCAGGCCAAGCTCGCCAATCTCGGCGTCACGCCGCAGGCGCTGTTCGAATCGCTGGCCAAGCAGAATGCGGTGAACGCCTCCGGCGTTTTCGAGACGCCGGCCAATCGCGTGCCCTTGCGCGTCACCGGCGCGCTGAAGGGCGCGGAGGCGATCGCCGCGACGCCGGTGGAGGCGAGCGGCCATGTGTTTCGCCTCGGCGACGTCGCCGATGTCGTGTCCGGCTATCAGGACCCGCCGAACTTTCTAGCGCGCTACAAGGGCGAGCCGACCATCGTCGTCGGCGCGGTGATGGCCAAGGGCGGCAATGTGCTCACCCTCGGCAAGAATCTCGAGGCCACAATGGCCGAGGTTCGCGCCGAGACGCCGGTCGGCATAGAGATCACGCAGATCGCCGATCAGCCGACCGTCGTCTCTCATGCGGTCGGCGAGTTCACGCGCTCCTTCGTCGAGGCGCTGGTCATCGTCCTTTTCGTGAGCTTCGTCTCGCTCGGCTTTCGCACTGGAATCATCGTCGCTCTGTCGGCGCCGCTGGTGCTCGCCGTCGTCTTCGTGTTCATGAACGCCTTTGGCGTCGATCTTCAGCGCATCTCGCTCGGCGCGCTCATCATCGCGCTCGGCCTGCTGGTCGACGACGCCATCATCGCCGTCGAGATGATGACGGTGAAGATGGAGCAGGGCGAGGATCGCATCAGCGCGGCGACCTTCGCCTGGACGTCCACGGCCTTTCCCATGCTCACCGGCACTCTGGTGACGGTGGCGGGCTTCATGCCGGTCGGCTTCGCCGCTTCCTCGACCGGCGAATATACGGGCTCGCTGTTCTTCGTGCTGGCCGTGGCGCTCGTCGCCTCCTGGTTCGTCGCCGTGCTGTTCACGCCCTATCTCGGCGTGAAGCTGCTGCCGGATTTCTCGAGTCATGCGCATCACGATCCCGATGCGATCTATTCGACCCCCTTCTATCTCGGCCTGCGCCGGCTCATCACCTGGGCTGTCGACAATCGCCTGCTCGTCGTCTGCGCCACGGGCGGGATTTTCATCGCCGCCGTCCTCGGCTTCGGCCATGTGCAGAAGCAATTTTTCCCCATTTCCGAGCGGCCGGAGCTGTTCTTCCAGCTGCGCATGCCGGAGGGCTCGTCCATATTCGCGACGGCCGCGGCGGTGGACGAGGCCGAGAAGCTGCTGAAGGGCGATGAGGACGCGGTCCATTACACGAGCTATATCGGCCGCGGGCCGCCGCGCTTCTGGCTCGGCCTCAGCCCGGCGTTGCCCAATGAGGCCTATGCGGAGATCGTCATCGTCGCCAAGGATCTCGAGGCGCGCGAGCGGCTGAAGGCCCGCCTGTCCAAGGCGCTGGAGGATGGCGCCGTCTCGCAGGCGCGCGCCCGCGTCGATCGCTTCAACTTCGGCCCGCCGGTCGGCTTTCCGGTGCAGTTTCGCGTCATCGGCCGCGATCCGGCGGAGGTGCGCGCCATCGCCTATCGCGTGCGCGATGTCATGCGCGAGGACAAGTCCGTCGTCGAGCCGCATCTGCAATGGAACGAGCAGACGCCGGCGGTGCGGCTCGTCATCGATCAAGACCGCGCGCGCGTCATGGGCCTCACGCCGCAGGAGGTGGCGAACCGCCTGCAGATGATGGTCTCCGGCGTGACGATCACCAGCCTGCGCGACGGCATAGACCGCGTCGATGTGATCGCCCGCGCCACGCCCGGCGAGCGCGGCGATCTCGGGCGACTCGACGACATTGTGATCTTGACGCGCGCCGGCGCGCCTGTGCCGGTCTCGCAGATCGCCAAGATCGTCTATGAGCATGAGGAGCCGATCATCTGGCGGCGCAATCGCAACATGCTCGTCACCGTGCGCGCCGATGTGAAGGACGGCGTTCAGGCGCCGGACGTCACCAATCGCATCTGGCCGCGCCTCGCCGAGATTCGCGAGCATCTGCCGCCGGGCTATCGGCTCGAGATCGGCGGCGCGATCGAGGAATCCGCCAAGGCCAATTCCTCCATCGCCGCCGTGGCGCCGGTCATGATTCTCGTCATGCTGGTGATCGTGATGTTCCAGCTGCAGGATTTCACGCGGCTCGGCCTCGTGATGATGAGCGCGCCGCTCGGCCTCATCGGCTCCTCGCTGGCGCTCAATCTCGCGGGCGCGCCTTTCGGCTTCGTCGCTCTGCTCGGCCTCATCGCGCTCTCCGGCATGGATATGCGCAACTCGATCATATTGGTCGATCAGGTGCGTCAGGACCTCGAGAAGGGCGCCAATTATCGCGAGGCCATCATCGGCGCCACAGTGCGGCGCGCGCGGCCGGTGGCGCTCACCGCGATGGCCGCCATTCTCGGCATGATTCCGCTGACGCGTTCGCTGTTCTGGGGGCCGATGGCGCTCACCATAATGGGCGGCCTCTTCGTCGCGACCTTTCTGACGGTGCTGTTCCTGCCGGCGCTCTATGCGATGTGGTTCCGCCGCAAGCTCGGCGACACGCTGGTCGAGACGCCGCCGCCGCCGGCCGCTGCGCAATTCTCTTATAGCGAGCTGCCGAGGGTGGCGGAATGA
- the dnaK gene encoding molecular chaperone DnaK, with protein sequence MAKIIGIDLGTTNSCVAVMEGSSPKVIENAEGARTTPSIVAFTEDGERLVGQPAKRQAVTNPERTFFAIKRLIGRSFDDPMTKKDIGLVPYNIVKAPNGDAWVQSDGKQYSPSQISAFILQKMKETAEAYLGQTVTQAVITVPAYFNDAQRQATKDAGKIAGLEVLRIINEPTAAALAYGLDKKGSGTIAVYDLGGGTFDVSILEIGDGVFEVKSTNGDTFLGGEDFDSRLVEYLAGEFKKEQGIDLTKDKLALQRLKEAAEKAKIELSSATQTEINLPYITADSSGPKHLTLKLTRAKFEALVDDLIQRTIEPCRKALKDAGLSAAEIGEVVLVGGMTRMPKVQEVVKQFFGKEPHKGVNPDEVVAIGAAVQAGVLQGDVKDVLLLDVTPLSLGIETLGGVFTRLIDRNTTIPTKKSQVFSTAEDNQTAVTIRVFQGEREMAQDNKLLGQFDLVGIPPAPRGMPQIEVTFDIDANGIVNVTAKDKATNKEQQIRIQASGGLSDADIDKMVKDAEAHATEDKARRELVDTKNHGEAAVHSAEKSLAEFGDKVSSADKSAIEAAIAALKTALEGEDAEAIKAKTNELTQASMKLGEAMYKAQQSEGAAPAGETHAQDDVIDADFKEVGGDEKKK encoded by the coding sequence ATGGCTAAAATCATCGGCATCGACCTCGGCACGACCAATTCCTGCGTGGCCGTCATGGAAGGGTCGAGCCCCAAGGTCATCGAGAACGCGGAAGGCGCCCGCACGACGCCGTCCATCGTCGCTTTCACAGAGGACGGAGAGCGTCTCGTCGGCCAGCCCGCCAAGCGCCAGGCGGTGACCAATCCAGAGCGCACCTTCTTCGCGATCAAGCGACTTATCGGTCGCTCCTTCGACGATCCGATGACTAAGAAGGACATCGGCCTCGTCCCCTATAATATCGTCAAGGCCCCCAATGGCGACGCCTGGGTGCAGTCGGACGGCAAGCAATATTCGCCCTCGCAGATTTCCGCCTTCATCCTGCAGAAGATGAAGGAGACGGCCGAGGCCTATCTCGGCCAGACCGTCACTCAGGCAGTCATCACCGTTCCCGCCTATTTCAACGACGCCCAGCGTCAGGCCACCAAGGACGCCGGCAAGATCGCCGGCCTCGAGGTGCTGCGCATCATCAACGAGCCGACGGCGGCGGCGCTCGCCTATGGCCTGGACAAGAAAGGCTCCGGCACTATCGCGGTCTATGACCTCGGCGGCGGCACCTTCGACGTCTCCATCCTCGAGATCGGCGACGGCGTGTTCGAGGTGAAGTCCACCAATGGCGACACCTTCCTCGGCGGCGAGGATTTCGACAGCCGTCTCGTCGAATATCTCGCCGGCGAGTTCAAGAAGGAGCAGGGCATCGATCTCACCAAGGACAAGCTCGCCCTTCAGCGCCTGAAGGAAGCCGCCGAGAAGGCGAAGATCGAGCTCTCCTCGGCGACGCAGACCGAGATCAACCTTCCCTACATCACCGCCGACTCCTCCGGCCCGAAGCATCTGACCCTCAAGCTGACGCGCGCGAAATTCGAGGCGCTGGTCGACGATCTCATCCAGCGCACCATCGAGCCCTGCCGCAAGGCGCTGAAGGACGCCGGCCTCTCGGCGGCCGAGATCGGCGAGGTCGTGCTCGTCGGCGGCATGACCCGCATGCCGAAGGTGCAGGAGGTGGTGAAGCAGTTCTTCGGCAAGGAGCCGCACAAGGGCGTCAATCCGGATGAGGTGGTCGCCATCGGCGCGGCGGTGCAGGCCGGCGTTCTGCAGGGCGATGTGAAGGACGTTCTGCTGCTCGACGTGACGCCTCTGTCGCTCGGCATCGAGACTTTGGGCGGCGTGTTCACGCGCCTCATCGACCGCAACACGACCATCCCGACCAAGAAGAGCCAGGTGTTCTCCACGGCCGAGGACAATCAGACCGCCGTCACCATTCGCGTCTTCCAGGGCGAGCGCGAGATGGCGCAGGACAATAAGCTGCTCGGCCAGTTCGATCTCGTCGGCATTCCGCCGGCGCCGCGCGGCATGCCGCAGATCGAGGTGACCTTCGACATCGACGCCAACGGCATCGTCAATGTGACGGCGAAGGACAAGGCCACCAACAAGGAGCAGCAGATCCGCATCCAGGCCTCGGGCGGCCTGTCGGACGCCGACATCGACAAGATGGTCAAGGACGCCGAGGCGCACGCCACCGAGGACAAGGCGCGTCGCGAGCTCGTCGACACCAAGAACCATGGCGAGGCCGCTGTGCATTCGGCCGAGAAGTCGCTGGCCGAGTTCGGCGACAAGGTGTCGTCCGCCGACAAGAGCGCGATCGAGGCCGCCATTGCGGCGCTGAAGACCGCGCTCGAGGGCGAGGACGCCGAGGCGATCAAGGCCAAGACCAATGAGCTGACCCAGGCTTCGATGAAGCTCGGCGAGGCGATGTACAAGGCCCAGCAGTCCGAGGGCGCCGCCCCGGCGGGCGAGACCCATGCGCAGGACGACGTCATCGACGCGGACTTCAAGGAAGTCGGCGGCGACGAGAAGAAGAAGTAA
- a CDS encoding methyltransferase domain-containing protein, whose product MSLNIEPLKSALADNARFLRSWMENPRGVGAVSPSGPMLARAMASYVDLSREGPIVELGPGTGPVTQALLEHGVPASRLLLVEYETAFCDLLRQRFPGVEVVQGDAYSLKQTLAGKLSGPISTIVSSLPLLNQPESDRLRLLDQGFEMMAPGGIIIQFTYGLFSPMPLKRHPNGSAFTAVGSQVWANIPPARVWRYGRKAG is encoded by the coding sequence GTGTCACTGAATATCGAGCCACTGAAATCCGCTCTCGCCGATAATGCGCGCTTTCTGCGGTCTTGGATGGAAAATCCACGCGGCGTCGGGGCCGTCTCGCCCTCGGGGCCTATGCTCGCCCGCGCCATGGCGAGCTATGTCGATCTCTCCCGCGAGGGGCCGATCGTCGAGCTCGGACCGGGCACCGGCCCGGTCACGCAGGCGCTGCTGGAGCATGGGGTTCCCGCCTCGCGCCTGCTGCTCGTGGAATATGAGACGGCGTTCTGCGATCTCCTGCGCCAGCGCTTTCCGGGCGTCGAGGTGGTGCAGGGCGACGCCTATTCGCTGAAGCAGACGCTCGCCGGCAAGCTGTCCGGGCCGATCTCCACAATCGTCTCGAGCCTGCCGCTGCTCAACCAGCCCGAATCGGACCGGCTACGCCTGCTCGACCAGGGCTTCGAGATGATGGCGCCGGGCGGCATCATCATCCAGTTCACCTATGGCCTGTTCTCGCCCATGCCGCTGAAACGCCATCCGAACGGCTCCGCCTTCACGGCCGTGGGCTCGCAGGTCTGGGCGAATATTCCGCCGGCGCGCGTGTGGCGCTACGGCCGCAAGGCCGGCTGA